Proteins found in one Gammaproteobacteria bacterium genomic segment:
- a CDS encoding flavin reductase family protein: MDNQVFKKAMSRFPSGVVIVTTISSSGKKHGFTASAFSSLSLDPPLILVCLANTADCFEPFVTCDKFAVNVIGHQQHELAFKFATKGVDKFDGGEFDDGKSGLPIISNSIFTLECNIKDTYPGGDHEILVGEVQHATVNEGTPSIWYEGNFRDINC, encoded by the coding sequence ATGGATAATCAAGTATTTAAAAAGGCGATGAGTCGCTTCCCAAGCGGAGTAGTCATTGTTACTACAATCAGCTCTAGTGGAAAGAAACATGGATTTACAGCATCTGCATTCTCATCACTTTCATTGGATCCACCATTAATTTTAGTTTGCTTGGCAAATACAGCTGATTGCTTTGAGCCATTTGTTACATGCGATAAATTTGCTGTGAACGTTATTGGTCATCAACAGCACGAATTAGCGTTCAAATTTGCTACTAAGGGTGTCGATAAATTTGATGGCGGCGAATTTGATGATGGTAAAAGTGGACTACCAATCATATCAAACAGCATTTTTACTCTTGAATGCAATATTAAAGACACATATCCAGGTGGCGACCACGAAATTCTAGTCGGCGAAGTACAACATGCAACTGTCAACGAAGGAACACCTTCTATTTGGTATGAAGGAAATTTCAGAGATATTAATTGTTGA
- a CDS encoding ABC transporter substrate-binding protein, producing MFHNKVAKISFLVMIFSALFALTTPVFSEESMYIPIPSYRVGPYAAGGTGYYGGILDYYSLLNERDGGVGGVKLTWSECETEYSVERGVECYKRMKDREGGALFFDPLSVGIAIALNEVVRADQIAQITVNHGMSETIDGEVFPFAFPLGMGVPDEYNATVRFMAHLESDEDPNTVDIKGALNGKTIVTLHHGSPYGKEALDYMSAMGEQYGFEHVRIEVPHPGNEQQAQWLKIRKLKPDFVFLRGWGVMNPVAMQTASRMGYPVTRLIGNIWSNSDEDVIPAGAAANGYQAITTHPAGVFTKVQDEIINVLYNNGKGDLEDKSRLGSVYHNLGITAGIMHVEAIRNAQKRWGEGKKLTAQQVRWGFENIRFDDARIAELGAEGLLGPMLVTCKDHVGGHNSKFQKWDANKRQWEIVTPWIRSQAPTDKLFASAENYRVDNQIESRDCDDPQQRDNWKLSKDEPAVPEGVSTWGG from the coding sequence ATGTTTCATAATAAAGTTGCCAAAATATCATTCTTGGTCATGATTTTTTCGGCATTATTTGCATTAACTACACCTGTATTTTCAGAAGAAAGTATGTATATACCAATTCCAAGCTATAGAGTAGGCCCTTACGCTGCTGGTGGAACTGGTTACTACGGCGGGATTTTAGACTACTACAGCTTGCTTAATGAGCGAGATGGTGGTGTCGGAGGCGTAAAACTTACTTGGTCTGAGTGTGAAACTGAATATTCAGTTGAGAGAGGCGTTGAATGTTATAAGAGAATGAAAGATCGTGAAGGCGGTGCTCTTTTCTTTGATCCATTAAGTGTCGGTATTGCTATTGCCTTAAATGAAGTGGTTCGTGCAGATCAGATTGCACAAATTACAGTTAACCATGGCATGAGTGAAACAATTGATGGTGAAGTTTTTCCTTTCGCATTTCCACTAGGAATGGGTGTACCTGATGAATACAACGCTACGGTTCGATTTATGGCGCACTTAGAGTCTGATGAGGATCCTAATACAGTTGATATTAAAGGTGCTCTTAATGGTAAGACAATTGTAACTCTTCACCATGGTTCTCCTTACGGAAAAGAAGCTTTAGACTATATGTCTGCAATGGGCGAACAGTATGGCTTTGAACACGTAAGAATTGAGGTTCCACATCCTGGTAATGAGCAACAAGCACAATGGTTAAAAATCCGTAAGCTTAAGCCGGACTTTGTATTCTTGCGTGGTTGGGGTGTAATGAATCCTGTTGCTATGCAGACTGCATCTCGTATGGGTTACCCAGTGACTCGTTTAATCGGGAATATTTGGAGTAATTCAGATGAAGACGTAATCCCTGCTGGTGCTGCTGCAAATGGTTATCAAGCGATTACTACGCATCCAGCTGGAGTATTTACTAAAGTTCAAGATGAAATTATCAATGTGCTATACAACAATGGTAAGGGCGATCTAGAAGATAAAAGTAGACTAGGTAGCGTATATCATAACTTGGGTATCACAGCCGGTATTATGCATGTTGAAGCAATTAGGAATGCACAGAAACGCTGGGGAGAAGGTAAGAAGCTAACAGCTCAACAAGTTCGTTGGGGTTTCGAAAATATCCGATTTGATGATGCACGTATTGCAGAGCTCGGTGCAGAAGGCTTATTGGGTCCAATGCTGGTTACATGTAAAGACCATGTTGGTGGCCATAACTCTAAGTTTCAAAAATGGGATGCAAATAAGCGTCAGTGGGAAATTGTTACTCCATGGATAAGAAGTCAAGCACCTACTGATAAGCTTTTTGCAAGCGCTGAAAATTATCGTGTTGACAATCAGATAGAGAGTCGTGATTGTGATGATCCGCAGCAACGTGATAATTGGAAGTTGTCTAAGGATGAGCCTGCAGTCCCAGAAGGTGTTAGCACTTGGGGCGGCTAA
- a CDS encoding prepilin-type cleavage/methylation domain-containing protein: MAFLDFSLSRNFRNGFTLIEILIITAAIGLLTVLAIPAYQKHQNHRDIEQAVKDISDISIVIAKYQLANNKLPDDLSILDLDNMQDPWGKPYQYISHKSASDEKRRKDKNLRLINNDYDLYSTGKDGLTTTAVFEKSSLDDVIRANNGKWIGSGNNY; this comes from the coding sequence ATGGCATTTCTCGATTTTTCACTATCTCGTAATTTTCGTAATGGATTTACGCTAATTGAGATACTCATAATTACAGCTGCAATCGGACTACTAACAGTCCTAGCAATACCTGCATACCAAAAACATCAGAATCATAGAGATATCGAACAAGCCGTTAAAGATATTAGTGACATAAGTATTGTCATTGCTAAGTATCAATTAGCTAATAATAAACTGCCGGATGATCTATCAATACTTGACCTGGACAACATGCAAGACCCATGGGGAAAGCCATATCAATACATCTCACACAAATCAGCTTCAGATGAGAAACGACGCAAAGATAAAAATTTAAGACTAATTAATAATGATTACGACTTATATAGCACCGGTAAAGATGGTCTTACTACTACTGCTGTATTTGAGAAGTCTTCACTAGATGATGTTATTCGCGCCAACAATGGCAAGTGGATTGGATCTGGCAATAATTATTAA
- a CDS encoding sigma-54 dependent transcriptional regulator — MAFAHVHKILVVDNDVDFAESVTLTLIDEEFAVTHVKKVEDAINILLAEHFDLVLSDLKLSGKTGLDLLRKIRSEKLDCPTIIYTSYTSIKCAAQALRLGAADYILRPFTDSYLLHAVVRVINEKCIKKENKNLKRDLNNALQKERVIIGESQSMKELKSLIERVGPCEATVLITGESGTGKELVAQAIHKASPRSEGRFVAVNCGAIPKELMESEFFGHAKGAYTGATNETEGLIRQANGGTLFLDEIAELDLSLQVKLLRVIEERIVRPVGSNKNYNVDIRIIAAGNRDLHYEVSQGKMREDLYYRLNVVQILVPPLRNRGNDLVLLVDYFINTLNKKLGRKVNSASKELISYLFEYEWPGNIRELENSIERAIILASDDELSVNDFKHLANNNSSNVNSSLSEGKEIAIMSIEEFTKKIVKTYQHKYSEQQLASLLGIGRKALWMRRNRWGLFRKTNQDSLSYSD, encoded by the coding sequence ATGGCTTTTGCACACGTTCATAAGATATTAGTTGTCGATAATGATGTAGATTTTGCTGAGTCAGTTACGCTAACACTTATAGATGAGGAATTTGCTGTAACTCATGTTAAAAAAGTAGAAGATGCAATCAATATTTTGTTGGCAGAACATTTTGATTTGGTTCTTAGTGATTTGAAATTAAGTGGAAAAACTGGATTAGATCTGCTCAGAAAAATTAGATCAGAAAAACTAGATTGCCCTACCATTATTTATACCAGTTATACTTCTATTAAATGTGCGGCACAGGCATTGCGCCTTGGTGCTGCAGATTACATTTTACGTCCATTTACTGATTCATACTTATTGCATGCTGTTGTTCGTGTAATTAATGAAAAGTGTATCAAAAAAGAAAATAAAAATCTCAAGCGTGATTTAAATAATGCGCTACAAAAGGAGAGGGTAATTATTGGTGAGAGTCAATCAATGAAAGAGCTTAAATCTTTGATTGAGCGTGTCGGTCCTTGTGAGGCTACAGTTTTAATTACAGGAGAAAGTGGTACAGGAAAAGAATTGGTTGCTCAAGCAATACATAAAGCTAGTCCTAGAAGTGAAGGAAGGTTCGTCGCAGTAAACTGTGGCGCAATTCCTAAAGAATTGATGGAATCAGAATTTTTTGGTCATGCTAAAGGAGCATATACAGGTGCGACAAACGAAACTGAAGGACTTATAAGGCAAGCAAATGGAGGAACTTTATTTCTAGATGAAATAGCTGAATTAGATCTCTCTTTGCAAGTGAAGTTACTCAGGGTGATTGAAGAAAGAATTGTGAGGCCGGTAGGTAGTAATAAAAACTACAATGTTGATATTAGAATTATTGCTGCAGGAAATCGTGATCTGCACTATGAAGTTAGTCAGGGAAAAATGCGAGAAGATCTTTATTATCGGCTTAATGTTGTGCAAATACTTGTGCCACCACTTAGAAATAGAGGAAATGATTTAGTACTGTTAGTTGATTATTTTATAAATACGCTCAATAAAAAATTAGGCAGAAAAGTAAATAGTGCCAGCAAAGAACTTATTTCATATTTATTTGAATATGAATGGCCTGGAAATATTAGAGAGCTTGAGAATTCTATTGAAAGAGCAATAATTTTAGCAAGTGATGATGAGTTGAGTGTTAATGACTTTAAGCATCTAGCAAATAATAACTCGTCTAATGTAAATTCATCATTGTCTGAAGGTAAAGAAATAGCAATCATGTCAATTGAAGAATTTACTAAGAAGATTGTTAAAACCTATCAACATAAATACAGCGAACAACAATTAGCGTCTTTGTTAGGTATAGGTAGGAAAGCGCTATGGATGCGAAGAAATCGTTGGGGTTTGTTTCGTAAAACCAATCAAGACTCTTTAAGTTACAGCGACTAG